The following coding sequences lie in one Mycobacterium sp. DL440 genomic window:
- a CDS encoding MmpS family transport accessory protein, whose product MQRVSFIRRLGQRWMVLVAIVVLLVAGFVVYRLHGIFASHDVTATPSGSVNDIVPFNPKHVVIEVFGPPGTVATITYLDVNAQPQRADDVTLPWAYDTTTTQPAVFVNVQAQGDSSSIGCRIKIDDVVKDERLVNTLNAYTSCLDKSG is encoded by the coding sequence ATGCAACGGGTTTCGTTCATTCGGCGACTCGGCCAACGCTGGATGGTGCTGGTGGCCATCGTCGTGCTCTTGGTGGCTGGATTCGTGGTGTACCGGCTGCACGGCATCTTCGCCTCCCACGACGTCACCGCCACGCCCAGCGGCTCGGTGAACGACATCGTTCCGTTCAACCCCAAGCATGTGGTCATCGAGGTCTTCGGCCCGCCCGGCACAGTAGCCACCATCACCTACCTGGACGTCAACGCCCAACCACAGCGCGCGGACGACGTCACCCTGCCGTGGGCGTATGACACGACCACCACGCAGCCCGCGGTGTTCGTCAATGTCCAGGCCCAGGGCGACAGCAGTTCGATCGGGTGCCGGATCAAGATCGACGACGTGGTCAAGGACGAGAGATTGGTGAACACCTTGAACGCCTACACCTCGTGCCTGGACAAGTCGGGATGA
- a CDS encoding FAD-dependent oxidoreductase translates to MTDVDYCVVGAGFAGLTAALRLKQAGRSVALLEARDRVGGRTFTEVLPDGTWIDRGGAWIGPGQDRIKSLMAEFGVDEYKEYVDGNAMMVLDGKQHRYSGTIPWAMSPWAIANLGAGLLEVELMCKTIPFEAPWTAKKAVEWDRISLGEWINRHMRSKQAREMLDMALAGVYTSAGSEVSLLWALHQMGSGGGPGFVISNKGGAQDARVRGGMAAIYGPMAAELAGALHLSQPVRLIAHDDDGVTVHAEDMTVRARQAIVAVPLAVANQIHYEPMLPVDRMFLHQRMPSGAVFKISVVYDTAFWRADGLCGQSAAPGSPATLTIDACTDTGTPGIMCVITEGPAARRLGLLDAAERKSVVIGELIDRFGPKAASPISYHEQDWTTERYSGGGMISHAPPGVLTEFGHTLREPCGRIHWAGTESSAVMCGWIDGAVRSGERAAAEVMAAESVAAA, encoded by the coding sequence ATGACAGATGTCGACTACTGCGTAGTGGGTGCGGGGTTCGCGGGTCTGACCGCGGCCCTGCGGCTGAAGCAGGCCGGCCGCTCGGTGGCGCTGCTTGAGGCACGTGATCGGGTTGGTGGCCGCACCTTCACCGAGGTGCTGCCGGACGGCACGTGGATCGACCGGGGCGGGGCCTGGATCGGACCGGGCCAAGACCGCATCAAATCGCTGATGGCCGAGTTCGGCGTCGACGAATACAAGGAGTATGTCGACGGCAACGCGATGATGGTCCTCGACGGCAAACAGCACCGCTATTCCGGCACGATTCCGTGGGCGATGAGTCCGTGGGCGATCGCCAACCTCGGCGCCGGACTGCTCGAGGTGGAGCTGATGTGCAAGACGATTCCCTTCGAGGCCCCGTGGACGGCGAAGAAGGCGGTCGAGTGGGACCGGATCAGCCTGGGCGAGTGGATCAACCGTCATATGCGCTCCAAACAGGCGCGCGAGATGCTCGACATGGCGCTCGCAGGGGTCTACACCTCGGCGGGATCCGAGGTGTCGCTGTTGTGGGCGCTACACCAGATGGGGTCGGGCGGTGGCCCGGGCTTCGTCATCTCCAACAAGGGCGGTGCCCAGGATGCGCGGGTGCGCGGCGGCATGGCCGCCATCTACGGACCGATGGCGGCTGAACTGGCTGGGGCGCTGCATCTTTCGCAGCCGGTGCGTCTGATCGCGCACGACGACGATGGTGTGACGGTCCACGCCGAGGACATGACCGTGCGGGCGCGGCAGGCGATCGTCGCCGTCCCCTTGGCTGTGGCGAACCAGATCCACTATGAGCCAATGCTTCCCGTGGATCGAATGTTTCTCCATCAACGGATGCCCAGCGGTGCGGTATTCAAGATCTCGGTCGTCTATGACACGGCATTCTGGCGGGCCGACGGGCTGTGCGGGCAGTCCGCCGCACCCGGCAGTCCCGCGACGCTGACCATCGACGCGTGCACCGACACCGGCACCCCGGGGATCATGTGCGTCATCACCGAAGGTCCTGCCGCCCGTCGGCTCGGGCTGCTGGATGCTGCGGAACGCAAATCCGTGGTGATCGGCGAGCTGATCGACCGGTTCGGTCCGAAGGCCGCGTCTCCGATCAGCTACCACGAGCAGGATTGGACGACGGAGCGCTACTCGGGTGGCGGGATGATCAGCCACGCACCGCCCGGTGTGCTGACCGAATTCGGACATACCCTCCGGGAGCCGTGCGGGCGCATTCACTGGGCCGGCACGGAGAGTTCGGCCGTCATGTGCGGGTGGATCGACGGCGCGGTTCGGTCGGGTGAGCGCGCTGCCGCGGAGGTGATGGCGGCCGAGAGCGTGGCGGCCGCGTAA